A window of Pseudomonas mucidolens contains these coding sequences:
- the atuD gene encoding citronellyl-CoA dehydrogenase: MILTQEHEALRRTVRTFVEREINPHVDAWEKAGRFPIHEIFRKAGDLGLLGISKPQAFGGMGLDYSYSIVAAEEFGTIRCGGIPMSIGVQTDMCTPALARFGSDQLRDEFLRPAISGEQVGCIGVSETGAGSDVAGLKTHARKDGDDYVINGSKMWITNSPSADFICLLANTSDDKPHINKSLIMVPMHTPGVSVSPALEKLGMHSSETAQVFFDDVRVPQRNRIGQEGAGFMMQMLQFQEERLFGAANMIKGLEYCIDSTIEYCKERQTFGKALIDNQVIHFRLAELSTEIECLRALVYQATEQYIKGQDVTRLASMAKLKAGRLGREVSDSCLQYWGGMGFMWDNPVARAYRDVRLVSIGGGADEIMLGIICKLMGTLPGKKS, translated from the coding sequence ATGATCTTAACCCAGGAACATGAAGCATTGCGTCGCACCGTCCGCACCTTCGTCGAGCGCGAGATCAACCCTCACGTCGACGCCTGGGAGAAAGCCGGGCGCTTTCCGATCCACGAGATTTTCCGCAAGGCCGGCGACCTCGGCCTGCTGGGCATTTCCAAGCCGCAGGCTTTCGGCGGCATGGGCCTGGACTACAGCTACTCGATTGTCGCGGCCGAAGAATTCGGCACCATTCGTTGTGGTGGCATCCCGATGTCCATCGGCGTGCAGACTGACATGTGTACCCCAGCGCTAGCGCGCTTCGGCTCCGACCAACTGCGCGATGAGTTCCTGCGCCCCGCCATCAGCGGCGAACAGGTGGGCTGTATCGGTGTTTCGGAAACCGGCGCCGGTTCCGACGTGGCCGGCCTGAAAACCCATGCCCGCAAGGATGGCGACGATTACGTGATCAACGGCAGCAAAATGTGGATCACCAACTCGCCCAGCGCTGATTTTATCTGCCTGCTGGCGAACACCTCCGACGACAAGCCGCACATCAACAAATCTTTGATCATGGTGCCGATGCACACCCCGGGCGTGAGCGTCAGCCCGGCCCTGGAAAAGCTCGGCATGCACAGCTCGGAGACCGCCCAGGTGTTTTTCGATGACGTGCGGGTGCCCCAGCGCAACCGGATCGGCCAAGAAGGTGCGGGCTTCATGATGCAGATGTTGCAGTTCCAGGAAGAGCGACTGTTCGGCGCCGCCAATATGATCAAGGGCCTGGAATACTGCATCGACAGCACCATCGAGTACTGCAAGGAACGCCAGACCTTCGGCAAGGCGTTGATCGACAACCAGGTGATCCACTTTCGCCTGGCCGAATTGTCCACCGAGATCGAGTGCCTGCGGGCGCTGGTGTACCAGGCTACCGAGCAGTACATCAAAGGCCAGGACGTGACACGACTGGCCTCGATGGCCAAGCTCAAGGCTGGACGCCTGGGCCGGGAAGTCAGCGACAGTTGCCTGCAATACTGGGGCGGCATGGGGTTTATGTGGGACAACCCGGTGGCCCGCGCCTATCGCGATGTGCGCCTGGTGTCGATTGGCGGCGGTGCCGACGAAATCATGCTGGGGATCATCTGCAAACTGATGGGCACGTTGCCGGGGAAAAAGTCGTGA
- a CDS encoding enoyl-CoA hydratase/isomerase family protein, protein MCCQTLLLEPHNGVLHITLNRPQSRNAMSLQMVSELRAVLADVACDDQVRALVISGAGGHFSAGGDVKDMSGAASHEALRDLNRVFGTLLQELEALPQVVIVVLQGAVLGGGLGLACVSDIAMADHQAQFGLPETSLGLLPAQIAPFVVKRIGLTQARRLALTAARFDGVEAARLGLVHFVEQDAQGLAQRLDEVLDQVLRCAPRANARTKALLLESLGQPLGPVLDQAAQWFAEAVSGEEGIEGTRAFVHKRKPRWAG, encoded by the coding sequence ATGTGCTGTCAAACGCTGTTGCTGGAGCCCCACAACGGCGTGCTGCACATCACCCTCAATCGTCCGCAGAGCCGCAATGCCATGAGCCTGCAAATGGTCAGTGAGTTGCGCGCCGTGCTGGCGGACGTCGCCTGCGACGATCAGGTGCGGGCGCTGGTGATCAGCGGCGCGGGCGGGCACTTCTCGGCGGGCGGCGATGTAAAGGACATGAGCGGCGCCGCCAGTCACGAGGCGTTGCGTGATTTGAACCGGGTCTTCGGGACGCTGCTGCAAGAGCTCGAAGCGCTGCCGCAGGTGGTGATTGTGGTGCTGCAGGGCGCGGTGCTGGGCGGCGGCCTGGGTCTGGCGTGTGTGAGTGATATCGCGATGGCCGATCATCAAGCGCAGTTCGGTTTGCCGGAAACCAGTCTCGGTCTGCTGCCGGCGCAGATCGCACCGTTTGTGGTCAAGCGTATCGGCCTGACGCAGGCGCGCCGGCTGGCGTTGACCGCAGCGCGGTTTGACGGGGTTGAGGCAGCGCGGCTGGGGCTGGTGCATTTTGTCGAGCAGGATGCGCAGGGATTGGCGCAGCGACTGGATGAGGTGCTGGACCAGGTTTTGCGTTGCGCGCCACGGGCGAATGCGCGAACCAAGGCGTTGCTGCTGGAAAGTCTCGGACAGCCGTTGGGGCCTGTGCTGGATCAGGCGGCGCAGTGGTTTGCCGAGGCGGTAAGTGGGGAGGAAGGGATCGAAGGAACTCGGGCTTTTGTGCACAAGCGCAAGCCGCGCTGGGCTGGATGA
- a CDS encoding acetyl/propionyl/methylcrotonyl-CoA carboxylase subunit alpha, whose protein sequence is MPSFQKILIANRGEIACRIQRTAQKLGYRTVAVYSDADANALHVQIADEAVNIGPAPVHSSYLNIPAILAAARISGADAVHPGYGFLSENAGFASACADAGLVFIGPSAAAIELMGSKRQSKIAMLNAGVPCIAGYQGSAQDDATLQQEADRIGYPLMIKASAGGGGRGMRLVHSGEHLLEQLHTARSEALNAFGSDELILEQALIEPRHVEVQLFGDAHGNLIHLGERDCSVQRRHQKVIEEAPCPVMTAALRQAMGDAALKAGRAVNYVGAGTVEFLLDKGGRFYFLEMNTRLQVEHPVTELITGLDLVDWQLQIAAGLPLPLRQEQLTLNGHAMEVRLYAEDPSENFLPQTGDVLRWEPGTDVRIDHGLLEGQRISPFYDPMLAKIIAHGATREEARRKLLRAVEDCVLLGVVSNQWLLADLLKHPRFIAADFSTGFIGAHFSEITARQITNEQLAVAAALFYRHSARVHSPPLAGWRNTASAPCSYRLAVEDEISEVSISALADNHLQIAGVEIRDLDTDGRWATLTLNGIRRRIAYHLQDAQLWFCVTGSSLQVINRTQVVASRLAETHSGTVKAPMDGAIALVQVREGDSVRKGQLLLVLDAMKMEHPLKAGIDGVVKQIQVSTGDQVRNRQVLLLIE, encoded by the coding sequence TTGCCCAGTTTCCAGAAAATCCTGATCGCCAACCGCGGTGAAATCGCCTGTCGCATCCAGCGCACCGCCCAGAAACTGGGTTACCGCACCGTAGCGGTATACAGCGATGCCGACGCCAACGCCCTGCATGTACAAATAGCCGACGAAGCCGTCAATATCGGCCCGGCACCTGTACATAGCTCCTACCTGAACATCCCGGCCATCCTTGCAGCCGCGCGCATCAGCGGCGCCGATGCGGTTCATCCCGGCTACGGTTTCCTCTCGGAAAACGCCGGGTTCGCCAGCGCCTGCGCCGACGCCGGGCTGGTATTTATCGGCCCCAGCGCCGCAGCCATCGAGCTGATGGGCAGCAAGCGCCAGTCAAAAATCGCCATGCTCAACGCCGGTGTCCCGTGCATCGCCGGCTATCAAGGCAGCGCGCAGGACGACGCTACGCTGCAACAGGAAGCCGATCGCATCGGCTATCCCCTGATGATCAAGGCCAGCGCCGGCGGCGGCGGACGTGGCATGCGCCTGGTACACAGTGGCGAACACTTGCTGGAACAGTTGCACACCGCGCGCTCCGAGGCCTTGAATGCCTTTGGCAGCGACGAACTGATCCTCGAACAGGCACTGATCGAGCCGCGCCATGTTGAAGTACAGCTGTTCGGCGATGCCCACGGCAACCTGATCCACCTCGGCGAGCGGGACTGTTCCGTACAACGGCGTCATCAGAAAGTCATCGAAGAAGCGCCCTGCCCGGTCATGACCGCAGCACTGCGCCAAGCCATGGGTGACGCGGCGCTCAAGGCCGGGCGCGCAGTGAATTATGTCGGCGCCGGCACCGTGGAATTTCTGCTGGACAAGGGTGGCCGATTTTACTTCCTGGAAATGAACACCCGCTTGCAAGTAGAGCACCCGGTAACCGAGCTGATCACCGGCCTGGACCTGGTGGACTGGCAACTGCAAATCGCCGCCGGCCTGCCCCTGCCCTTGCGCCAGGAGCAGCTGACCCTTAACGGCCACGCCATGGAAGTGCGACTCTACGCCGAAGACCCGAGCGAGAATTTTCTGCCGCAAACCGGCGATGTGCTGCGCTGGGAACCAGGCACCGACGTGCGGATCGATCATGGCTTGCTTGAAGGCCAGCGAATCAGTCCATTCTACGACCCGATGCTGGCCAAGATCATCGCCCATGGCGCAACCCGTGAAGAGGCACGGCGTAAACTGCTGCGGGCGGTGGAAGACTGTGTATTGCTGGGGGTGGTGAGCAATCAGTGGTTGCTGGCGGATTTACTCAAGCATCCGCGCTTTATCGCCGCGGATTTTAGTACCGGGTTTATCGGCGCGCACTTCAGCGAAATCACCGCCCGACAGATCACCAACGAACAACTGGCGGTGGCTGCCGCATTGTTTTACCGACACAGCGCCCGGGTGCATTCCCCGCCGTTGGCCGGATGGCGCAACACCGCGAGTGCACCTTGCAGCTACCGCCTGGCGGTCGAGGATGAAATCAGCGAAGTGAGTATCAGCGCACTGGCTGACAATCACCTGCAAATCGCCGGTGTCGAGATTCGTGACCTCGATACCGACGGACGCTGGGCTACCCTGACCCTCAACGGCATCCGCCGTCGAATTGCCTATCACCTGCAAGACGCACAACTCTGGTTCTGCGTTACTGGCAGCAGCCTGCAGGTGATCAATCGAACCCAAGTCGTGGCCAGCCGCCTGGCCGAAACCCACAGTGGCACGGTAAAGGCGCCGATGGACGGCGCCATCGCCCTGGTGCAGGTGCGCGAAGGTGATTCAGTGCGTAAAGGCCAGCTGCTGCTGGTGCTGGACGCGATGAAAATGGAACACCCGCTCAAGGCCGGCATCGACGGAGTGGTCAAGCAGATTCAAGTTTCGACAGGCGATCAAGTGCGCAATCGCCAGGTATTGCTGCTGATTGAGTAA
- a CDS encoding exonuclease domain-containing protein, with translation MPHWLIIDLEATTDEGGWPVTEMEVIEIGATLVNRQGRELDHFQRFVRPLRRPLLTPFCRQLTHISQAHIEGAAPLGEVWALFERWLGQHRSRLEGWASWGDYDRQQLEIEWQRHGLPSVLSQTPHMNLKQRFAKARRLDKPLGLNAALQLAGMQFNGQQHRALEDARNTARLLPLILPV, from the coding sequence ATGCCTCATTGGCTGATTATTGATCTTGAAGCCACAACGGATGAAGGCGGCTGGCCCGTGACCGAGATGGAAGTCATCGAAATCGGTGCAACCCTGGTCAATCGCCAGGGCCGCGAGCTGGACCATTTCCAGCGCTTCGTGCGACCTCTGCGCCGTCCGTTGCTGACGCCATTCTGCCGCCAGTTGACGCACATCAGCCAGGCTCATATCGAAGGCGCCGCGCCGTTGGGCGAAGTCTGGGCGCTGTTCGAGCGCTGGCTCGGGCAGCATCGGTCGCGCCTGGAAGGTTGGGCCAGTTGGGGCGACTACGACCGTCAGCAACTGGAGATCGAGTGGCAGCGCCACGGCCTGCCCAGCGTGCTCAGTCAAACGCCGCATATGAACCTCAAGCAACGTTTTGCCAAGGCTCGGCGCCTGGACAAGCCCCTGGGGCTCAACGCAGCGCTGCAACTGGCGGGGATGCAGTTCAACGGCCAGCAACACCGGGCACTGGAAGATGCACGCAACACTGCGCGCCTGCTGCCGTTGATTTTGCCCGTGTAG
- a CDS encoding pyrimidine/purine nucleoside phosphorylase, whose amino-acid sequence MFKVNEYFDGTVKSIAFGTTEGPATIGVMAPGEYEFGTAQREIMHVVSGALTVKLPGSDSWETFKTGSQFNVPADSKFQLKVEVDTAYLCEYRA is encoded by the coding sequence ATGTTCAAAGTCAATGAGTACTTCGACGGCACCGTCAAGTCGATCGCTTTCGGCACTACCGAAGGTCCGGCGACCATCGGCGTCATGGCCCCGGGCGAATACGAGTTCGGTACCGCTCAGCGCGAGATCATGCACGTCGTGTCCGGCGCCTTGACCGTCAAGCTGCCGGGCAGCGACAGCTGGGAAACTTTTAAAACCGGCAGTCAATTCAATGTGCCCGCCGACAGCAAGTTCCAGTTGAAGGTTGAGGTGGATACCGCTTACCTGTGCGAATACCGCGCCTAA
- a CDS encoding MOSC domain-containing protein: MLRLSALYRYPLKSGRGETLQHIGLDKLGLNGDRRWMLVDEASGRFLSQRAVARMSQLSALCNADGGLTLSATDIPAMDVPLPGVEAQLRGVTLWRDTFRVPDAGDAAAAWVSDFIGKPTRLVHLPLERARATAAGYGKDDDQVAFADGFPLLLIGQASLDDVSQRIGRPMEMLRFRPNLVVEGGEAFAEDSWKRVRIGDVEFRVVKPCSRCILTTLDPRTGARSEDREPLTTLKTYRERDGDILFGQNLVNEGAGHLEVGMPVTILE; the protein is encoded by the coding sequence ATGCTGCGTCTTAGCGCGTTGTATCGGTACCCGTTGAAGTCTGGCAGGGGCGAAACCTTGCAGCATATCGGTCTGGATAAACTCGGGCTGAATGGGGATCGACGCTGGATGTTGGTTGACGAGGCCAGCGGGCGTTTCCTGAGTCAGCGTGCGGTGGCGCGGATGAGCCAGTTGTCTGCGCTCTGCAACGCCGACGGAGGCTTGACCTTGAGCGCCACCGACATTCCGGCAATGGATGTGCCGTTGCCCGGGGTTGAGGCTCAATTGCGTGGCGTCACCCTCTGGCGCGACACCTTTCGGGTTCCCGACGCCGGCGACGCCGCGGCAGCCTGGGTCAGTGATTTCATCGGCAAGCCCACGCGCCTGGTACATCTCCCGCTGGAACGCGCACGTGCCACGGCAGCCGGATATGGCAAGGATGATGATCAGGTGGCTTTCGCCGACGGTTTCCCCTTGCTGCTCATCGGCCAGGCTTCCCTTGATGACGTGTCGCAGCGTATCGGCCGCCCCATGGAAATGCTGCGCTTTCGCCCTAACCTGGTGGTCGAAGGTGGTGAGGCGTTTGCCGAAGACAGCTGGAAGCGGGTGCGGATCGGTGATGTCGAGTTTCGCGTGGTCAAGCCCTGCTCGCGCTGCATTCTGACCACCCTTGATCCTCGAACCGGAGCGCGCAGTGAAGACCGTGAACCCTTGACCACGCTCAAGACTTACCGTGAGCGGGACGGTGACATTCTGTTTGGCCAGAACCTGGTCAACGAGGGGGCGGGTCACCTTGAGGTCGGGATGCCGGTGACGATTCTGGAGTAG
- a CDS encoding chemotaxis protein CheV — translation MAGILDTVDQRTQLVGENRLELLMFRLAGRQLFAINVFKVQEVLQLPKLTLMPQRHPFVCGVVNLRGQTLPVIDLSQAIGMRPLVPGPGSTIIVTEYNRSVQAFLVGGVDRIVNMNWEAILPPPTSAGRQHYLTAISKVDDQLVEIIDVEKVLAEIVPYNAKVSREKLDDPVLERARGREVLLVDDSNVALSQLRDTLGQLGVKMHIASDGLKALNMLKGWADSGQVMTDKLLMIFTDAEMPEMDGYRLTTEIRNDPRLRSLYVVLHTSLSGSFNESMVKKVGCDNFLSKFQPDKLVDVVRQRLMLDEAAS, via the coding sequence ATGGCCGGCATTCTCGACACGGTAGATCAACGCACGCAATTGGTGGGTGAGAATCGCCTGGAGCTCCTCATGTTTCGCCTGGCCGGGCGCCAGTTGTTCGCAATCAACGTGTTCAAGGTGCAAGAAGTCCTGCAATTACCCAAGCTGACGCTGATGCCGCAACGTCATCCCTTTGTCTGTGGAGTGGTCAATTTGCGTGGCCAGACGTTGCCGGTAATCGATCTGTCCCAGGCCATCGGCATGCGGCCATTGGTGCCCGGCCCTGGCAGCACCATTATTGTCACTGAGTACAACCGTTCGGTGCAGGCATTCCTGGTGGGCGGCGTCGATCGCATCGTCAATATGAACTGGGAAGCGATCCTGCCACCGCCGACCAGCGCTGGCCGCCAGCATTACCTGACCGCCATCAGTAAGGTCGACGACCAGTTGGTGGAAATCATCGACGTGGAGAAAGTCCTGGCGGAAATCGTGCCCTACAACGCCAAGGTTTCCCGTGAAAAATTGGACGACCCCGTGCTTGAACGTGCGCGTGGGCGCGAAGTGCTGCTGGTGGATGACTCCAATGTGGCGCTGTCGCAATTGCGCGACACGCTGGGCCAGTTGGGGGTGAAGATGCACATCGCCAGTGATGGCCTCAAGGCTTTGAATATGCTCAAAGGTTGGGCAGACAGCGGCCAGGTGATGACTGACAAGCTGTTGATGATTTTCACCGATGCCGAAATGCCTGAGATGGACGGTTATCGCCTGACCACCGAGATCCGCAACGACCCGCGCCTGCGTAGCCTGTATGTGGTGCTGCATACCTCGTTGTCGGGCAGCTTCAACGAATCGATGGTGAAAAAGGTTGGCTGCGACAACTTCCTCTCCAAATTCCAGCCAGACAAGCTGGTGGATGTGGTGCGTCAGCGCCTGATGCTGGATGAAGCGGCGTCCTGA
- a CDS encoding sensor histidine kinase — protein MHASLKSLIARSVSRRNARWMTLGLCISSTLASLWTYAHSAPLPIAVLILNLTVLAAIGLQQWRSRKAIKFQPQELADRLLQVQENERHRLSRELHDDIGQLLTAAKLQSDWLKRRLPEELREPCAVLCNTLNETLAKVRDVSAILNPRQLASLGLEASLRAHLLKTLEHTSVHWSLECQQRLNGISEETAVAAFRITQEAVTNMLRHAQARNLLVRLQRQPEGLSLFVSDDGEGFSPAVNPGREGQRGMAGMAERVDQLGGTLSVISQPGKGTRIEALFPWAPRVLERANPHKVLE, from the coding sequence ATGCATGCCAGTCTCAAGTCCCTCATTGCAAGGTCCGTGTCCCGACGCAATGCACGCTGGATGACGCTCGGCCTGTGTATCAGCTCGACCCTGGCCAGTCTGTGGACGTACGCACACTCCGCTCCGCTGCCAATCGCCGTGCTGATCCTCAACTTGACGGTTCTGGCCGCTATCGGCTTGCAACAGTGGCGTTCGCGCAAGGCCATCAAGTTCCAACCCCAGGAGTTGGCCGACCGGCTGCTGCAAGTCCAGGAAAACGAACGCCACCGTCTCAGTCGCGAATTGCACGACGACATCGGCCAACTGCTGACCGCTGCCAAGCTGCAAAGCGACTGGCTCAAGCGCCGCTTGCCGGAAGAGCTTCGAGAACCCTGCGCCGTGTTGTGCAATACCTTGAACGAAACCCTGGCCAAGGTGCGAGACGTTTCCGCCATTCTCAATCCACGGCAACTGGCCAGCCTGGGTTTGGAGGCAAGTCTGCGGGCGCATCTGCTCAAGACGCTGGAACATACGTCAGTCCACTGGAGCCTGGAATGCCAGCAGCGGCTGAACGGAATTTCCGAAGAGACAGCCGTGGCGGCCTTTCGCATCACCCAGGAAGCAGTGACCAACATGCTGCGCCATGCGCAGGCGCGTAACCTGCTGGTACGCCTGCAACGCCAGCCCGAGGGCCTGTCGCTGTTTGTCAGCGATGACGGTGAAGGGTTTTCCCCTGCCGTCAATCCTGGCCGGGAAGGACAGCGGGGCATGGCCGGCATGGCCGAGCGGGTTGATCAACTGGGAGGCACGTTATCTGTCATTAGCCAACCGGGCAAAGGAACACGGATCGAAGCGCTTTTCCCCTGGGCTCCGCGCGTCCTCGAACGGGCCAATCCCCATAAGGTTCTAGAGTGA
- a CDS encoding response regulator, which yields MICNLLLVDDHILIRAGVRALVMDLPDYAVIGEADDGAQVLEQFRTLQPDIVLLDLSMKHTSGLDALQQLKHAYPKSKVLILSMHTDPELIMRALESGAHGYLLKDTTANELEHALQALRNNERYLSPAIAHTVISQALTRNQTEIMPPVHNHNLTVRQLEILRLIVRGKSTREIANGLGLSIKTVEAHRSQIMKRLQIFDIAGLVLFAVREQIISLDD from the coding sequence GTGATCTGCAACTTACTGCTGGTGGATGACCACATATTGATCCGGGCCGGGGTGCGCGCACTGGTCATGGACCTTCCCGATTACGCAGTGATCGGCGAAGCCGATGACGGTGCGCAAGTACTGGAACAGTTCCGGACGCTGCAACCGGATATCGTGCTGCTGGACTTGTCGATGAAACATACCAGCGGCCTGGATGCCCTGCAGCAGCTCAAGCACGCCTATCCCAAAAGCAAAGTGTTGATCCTGTCGATGCACACCGACCCGGAACTGATCATGCGCGCCCTGGAGTCAGGCGCCCATGGCTACCTGCTCAAGGACACCACCGCCAACGAGCTGGAGCACGCCTTGCAAGCGCTGCGCAATAACGAGCGCTATTTGAGCCCTGCGATCGCCCACACGGTCATCAGCCAGGCGCTGACCCGTAATCAAACCGAGATTATGCCGCCCGTGCATAACCACAACCTGACCGTGCGGCAGTTGGAAATCCTGCGGCTGATCGTGCGCGGCAAGTCCACCCGGGAGATCGCCAACGGCCTGGGCCTGAGCATCAAGACTGTGGAAGCCCATCGCTCGCAAATCATGAAACGCTTGCAGATCTTCGACATCGCAGGCCTGGTGTTGTTTGCCGTGCGCGAGCAGATCATCAGTCTGGACGACTAG
- the glp gene encoding gephyrin-like molybdotransferase Glp, with product MPLEEALERLLAMAAAAPISERERLPLAECDGRVLAQALISTLDLPPWPNSAMDGYALRLADWTGEPLVVSQRIFAGAAPEPLSPGTCARIFTGAPVPLGADCVEMQENAEVQADQRVVFTQALRVEQNIRPQGQETTVGEEVLPAGTRLGPIELGLAASLGCDQLEVVRRVRVAVLSTGDELIEPGLPLGPGQIYNSNRRLLCSWLARLGCEVIDAGILPDDLQQTRTRLAALDSVDLILSTGGVSVGEADFLGVALREEGELVLWKLAIKPGKPLTFGHFQGVPVIGLPGNPASTLVTFALLARPYLLRRQGVEAVQPLRFEVPVGFAWPKPGNRREYLRGRLEHGRAIIYRNQSSGVLRSAAWAEGLVEVLEGTTLKEGDRVNFIPLSEVLG from the coding sequence ATGCCGCTGGAGGAAGCGCTTGAGCGCTTGCTGGCGATGGCCGCAGCGGCGCCGATCAGCGAGCGGGAACGCTTGCCGCTGGCTGAATGCGATGGCCGCGTCCTGGCCCAGGCACTGATTTCCACGCTCGACCTGCCGCCCTGGCCCAACAGTGCCATGGACGGTTATGCGTTGCGCTTGGCCGATTGGACGGGCGAGCCACTGGTGGTGAGCCAGCGGATTTTCGCCGGTGCTGCACCTGAGCCGTTGTCGCCGGGCACGTGCGCGCGAATCTTCACCGGCGCGCCGGTGCCGCTGGGCGCCGATTGCGTGGAGATGCAAGAAAACGCCGAGGTCCAGGCGGATCAGCGGGTGGTTTTTACCCAAGCGTTGCGTGTCGAGCAGAACATCCGGCCACAGGGCCAGGAAACCACGGTGGGCGAAGAAGTCTTGCCCGCCGGTACACGACTCGGCCCGATCGAGCTGGGCCTTGCCGCCTCCCTGGGGTGCGATCAACTGGAGGTGGTGCGACGCGTCCGTGTGGCGGTGTTGTCTACCGGTGACGAACTGATCGAGCCGGGCCTGCCACTCGGCCCGGGGCAGATCTATAACAGTAATCGACGCCTGCTGTGCAGTTGGTTGGCGCGCCTCGGGTGTGAGGTGATCGATGCTGGCATCTTACCCGACGATCTGCAGCAGACTCGTACCCGGTTGGCGGCGTTGGATTCGGTAGACCTGATTTTGTCCACTGGTGGTGTTTCGGTAGGCGAGGCTGACTTTCTCGGTGTGGCGCTGCGCGAGGAGGGCGAGCTGGTGTTGTGGAAGCTGGCCATCAAGCCCGGCAAACCCCTGACATTCGGTCACTTCCAGGGCGTGCCGGTGATCGGCTTGCCGGGCAATCCGGCCTCCACGCTGGTGACGTTCGCCTTGCTGGCCCGGCCGTATCTGTTGCGTCGCCAAGGCGTCGAAGCGGTGCAGCCGCTGCGCTTTGAAGTGCCGGTGGGGTTTGCCTGGCCCAAACCGGGCAATCGTCGTGAGTATTTGCGCGGACGCCTTGAGCACGGGCGCGCCATTATCTACCGCAATCAGAGCTCCGGCGTGTTGCGCAGTGCCGCGTGGGCCGAAGGCTTGGTGGAAGTGCTGGAAGGCACGACGTTGAAGGAGGGGGACCGTGTCAACTTCATACCTTTGAGCGAAGTGTTGGGTTGA
- the moaB gene encoding molybdenum cofactor biosynthesis protein B has translation MKAKADAPFVPLNIAVLTVSDTRTLETDTSGQVFVDRLLAAGHRLAERVLLKDDLYKIRAQVAHWIAEEVVQVVLITGGTGFTGRDSTPEAVSCLLDKHVDGFGELFRQISVADIGTSTVQSRALAGLANGTLVCCLPGSTNAVRTGWDGILAEQLDARHRPCNFVAHLKQAAPCESRG, from the coding sequence ATGAAAGCCAAGGCTGATGCGCCTTTCGTACCTCTGAATATCGCTGTACTGACTGTCAGCGATACCCGCACCCTGGAAACCGATACTTCCGGGCAGGTCTTTGTAGACCGTCTGCTTGCTGCCGGTCACCGTCTGGCCGAGCGGGTGTTGCTCAAAGATGACCTCTATAAAATCCGCGCGCAAGTCGCCCACTGGATCGCCGAGGAGGTGGTGCAGGTGGTGTTGATCACGGGCGGCACCGGCTTCACCGGTCGCGACAGCACTCCGGAAGCCGTGAGTTGTTTGTTGGACAAGCACGTGGATGGCTTTGGTGAGCTGTTCCGGCAAATCTCGGTGGCCGATATCGGCACCTCCACCGTGCAGTCGCGAGCGTTGGCCGGGTTGGCCAATGGCACTCTGGTGTGCTGCCTGCCAGGCTCCACCAATGCGGTGCGTACCGGTTGGGACGGGATTCTCGCCGAACAGTTGGATGCGCGTCATCGCCCGTGCAATTTCGTCGCGCATCTGAAGCAAGCCGCGCCCTGTGAATCCCGTGGATAA
- the mobA gene encoding molybdenum cofactor guanylyltransferase MobA: MSLDSSLIPCSILLLAGGRGQRMGGQDKGLLDWQGQPLIAYLHRLVRPLTDDLIISCNRNQPQYAAYGDRLVSDDSPDFPGPLAGIRAGLAAARHAHLLVLPCDVPQIDAALLNAMLEKTRQHPQVPLMLRHGDFWEPLLCVIPTQLRARVEIAWQAGERSPRQILLQLGAQALVCAENDPRLDNFNTPELLHPRPSVSE; encoded by the coding sequence ATGTCACTCGATTCTTCCCTCATTCCTTGCTCGATCCTGCTGCTGGCCGGCGGTCGTGGCCAGCGCATGGGCGGTCAAGACAAAGGCTTGCTTGACTGGCAAGGACAACCGCTGATTGCCTACCTGCATCGTCTGGTGCGGCCATTGACGGATGACTTGATCATCTCCTGCAACCGTAACCAGCCACAGTACGCCGCCTACGGCGATCGCCTGGTCAGCGATGACAGCCCCGACTTTCCGGGCCCGCTCGCCGGTATCCGGGCCGGGCTGGCAGCAGCTCGCCATGCACACTTGCTGGTGCTGCCCTGCGATGTGCCGCAAATCGACGCAGCGCTGTTGAACGCCATGCTCGAAAAAACCCGGCAACATCCACAGGTGCCCTTGATGCTGCGGCACGGTGACTTTTGGGAGCCCTTGCTCTGCGTCATTCCGACACAGCTTCGCGCGCGTGTTGAAATCGCCTGGCAGGCCGGAGAGCGCAGCCCGCGGCAGATCCTGTTGCAACTGGGCGCCCAGGCCCTGGTTTGCGCGGAAAATGATCCGCGCCTGGACAATTTCAACACACCAGAATTGTTGCACCCCCGGCCCAGCGTGTCAGAATGA